The following is a genomic window from Solanum stenotomum isolate F172 chromosome 4, ASM1918654v1, whole genome shotgun sequence.
AACTACTcttgaaataataagttattatttacttaccaattactaaaaaataaataagaataatattgaattttcaaaaaagtaaaaatatttttccattaccaaaaatacccttaactTTCACAATATTTAATGTTCTCATTTGAATTATTGGCACATActgtatttaattaatttaaagcATACTTAAGGGAGCTTACACTCAAAACAAGATACACAAGGCTCCTTAATAATTCTGTTTAACCTAAGGTTGACAGCTTCCTAACTCCCCAAAATATCCCTTAGACAGCTCCTCCCACTAATGCATTTTCTATTCAATTATATTCACcgaattaaataatttttaatttcactTCTTCAAGTTTTTGTCCTACTATTATATCTTAATTTAAGTTGCTAGAgtacctattttatttttatatttattataaggaAGAAACATAGTTCATCTTCTTCTATTCTTTTGTAGAagataaaaattagaaaataaaatcttatattcttggtttatttatttttataaattattaaacaacataataacatatttaatataatGCCACAAGTGAGGTTTAAGAGGGTAGAGTGACAAGATCTTACGTTTACCTTGTGAAGGTATAAAAGGTATTAATGAAAGACCTTCCACTCAAGTGCAACAAAACAAAGTATTtatgaaaaaggaaatacaatAGTGAACAAAACATGTCAATTAATAAGAAAAGTAGTACAAACCATtcagggaaaaaaaaaagaataataacaataatgaaaTAATGCGCTAACTAAAACACATTAGACAACAAATGGTATCAGCTATCAAAAGCAAGAAATTACATATATAAGGCTAATATTACGAGAACACGGTGCTCCCAAACTCCCACTAAGTCTAATCCCACTGAAAAGTGAGTCAAAACTCAATTACCTACTAACATTCTACCTTATTTTGCAATCTCCACACCCTCCTATCTAATATCATGTCTTCAATCAGGAAGTTGAAGTTGTACCATGTCCTGTCTAATTACCTCTCTCCAATACTTCTTAAGTTTATCTTCACTTTTTCGCATACCACCATAttcaacctctcacacctcctcactagGCATCTTCATACACATTTCCTCTTCATACGTCCAATTCATCTTAATCCCGCTTCTCTCATTTTATCCACCACAAAGACTATTCACATTTTATCCCAAAAATTCTAATTCTTAATCTTATCTCACTTAGTATGCAAACACATTAATAAGTTCTCAAACAATTGCAAAATCAATGTTATGAATACTACAATTATGGGTGTGTTAAgattgtttcttttaaaataagcTTATAAGTTAAATGTCATAAAAGTCTATTTGgattaactttttatttttaattattttttacttatttttaacattttagtTTAAAACTAAAGTGTTTAgcattttgacttatttttaccattccacttttctttttcagcTAACTAGCAATGTGAGACTTTATTCACATCTCCAACATCAcagtctctctctctctgtaaATTTTCCATCAAGAAATACTAATTAGTTGGATTAAATGAAGTAAGAAGTCGTTCGATTGGGAACATGTTATTCCGGAATAAGTTACTACGAAAGGCTTAACCCATCGGTGACCCCCTAAAGTTGACACCATATTTTACTTAGACATTTCAACGGAGtaatgttcattttagacacctcatgtagggTCTTGCTGCGTCATTTCGATTATGTATATGAAATGATTTATCCCATCACTAATATATAAATGATGAGATAAATAATCCCAAAATAACCTAATACCTCCGACTAAACacaagataaaataatcataCATTTTATCCCTAAGATTATTATGCCGTATGTCTCACACCATAAATGAGAAAGTAGGTATGTATGTGATGATGAAGCAATTAGTCCACTTGCTTGCCACATGGCCCTCTTAAGATCTGAGGAAAATATCATCGCCACGTATGCATTGAGAAAACACAGTTAAAGATCTTCTTTCTGCTCCatatctttttctcttctttaaactcttcttctcctccttgtatttttttctctccaAATCCCTAAAATATCTTccctaaaatcttttttttttcttccagaTTTACCCTCACCAGTTTTCAGAATTCACAGCTACGGTAgtttaccatttttttttatttttttattaaaataaactttgCTCTAATAATTTTTTCTGGGTTTCTTCGTGCATAATATGTTGTAGATGTTGAgctgtttttttgtttttgaaggtttttttaaaaaaattgtcgaACAGTTTTATTGTACtattttcgatttttttttttaggaataagaaTTGAGAAACAGTATATAATCGGAGAATTGATTATACTTCTAATTTACTtgagaataatttatttatttttgacaatttGTGCAAGTGATAGTTTTCTGTTAAtgggaaaatgaaaaaaaaaagttttttgttctctttatttttaggAGAAAAAAGGGTTCATTTTGATGAATTAATACTCTTTTTAAGCTTTCAAAAGGTATTAATTTAGTTGTGCATTTGTGTAACagtttgaagattttttttttttttgttgatgatTTGTGCAAGTGAAATGAACTGCAAACACTTTTTCCTGTTAATGggaaaaaatgggaaaaaaattgttccttttttagGAGAAAAAGGGTCCTTTTTAGCTTTCAAAAGGTATTAATTTTGTTGTGCATTTGTTTAACtgtttgatgattttttattttttggttttgcAGGATAAAGTGGTGTATTATTATTGTCTTCTTCACTGTTAAATAGTGAAATCTACAACTGCCATAAGCTGGTTATAACATTAAAGGGAGTAGCTTGAAGCTCTAAGGTAATTTTTCTTGATAAGATACCTGATCCCGTGGCGGAGCCCAGAATTTTCATTgaggttcaaaatatgaagtaaACATATGAAAAAGTCTAAGGGTTCAACATTTACTATATatacgtaaaaaaaaaattttaaccatgtataaactGTATGATTTATGAACCCCATTAACCTCACTAGCTCCGCCCCTGCCTGGACTATCCTTGGATTGGGATCCAAATATGTTGAATTACAATATTTTGATCCTTGATTTGTAGCATTTTCTCGATCACTAAAATTCTTTGATTGTCAAACAGTTATATGGCTTCGTCAAGCGAAAGGTGGATTGATAGTCTTCATTTCTCTTCATTATTTTGGCTTCCTCCACAAGATGCAGAGCAGCGGAAGGTGCACAGCTCATATGCTTCACTACAATATCTTTATATGCTTTTTCGTTTGTTAGGGACATTTTAAACTAGCTATGGTGACCTTTCAACTCTtatgataattgaagaaaatatgTGATTAGGTAGAAGGGTATACAAAGGAGGAATACAATGTAGCTGACCCTAACGTACTGTTGCATTTGACGAAAAAGGCCCTCCAATCTGGTTAAAGATGGGTTGAGAATGTCATGTAAAATGCCTATCGCTTTGCTCCATTATAGAAGATAGACAGACTACTTTCCccaaactttttattttaaaaaatcaaatggcTCTCAGAATGTCGAGGTTATGCTCTATCCAGAGACCATACCACAACTAACGAAATGCAGGCAAATAATAACACTCTGTACGTGATTAAAAGTCCCAAAATTTAACAAAACTAATGAGGTTGAGATGAAGTCACAAGAGACTACTCAAACAGCACAACTAATCTTTACCGCAACTCTCTTGCAAAAAACAACTTGCTCATAGTGCAACTATCTGGATTTATCATTTGAAAGGCCTTCgtagttgtattttgttataaCCGTTAAGCCTCTCTTGTACCAACACCAAGTAAATGCCTGGATACTTGGTGTATTCTCTTTAAAGGTGGTGAAAGAATTTGTTATTAAGATTCCAACCATTTAGAATGTCAGCATGTCTATGATAATGAAGGATTTGCATGTGTAACTTTTTCCTGGAGTTGGAAACAATGACGTTATATAATTTAAGTACTTGGGGGTAACATTTACTTTTAAGCCCATAAAGAAATGGAATCTGAGAGGAAGAGTTACTTTTCTGGTGGGAATATAATAAACGTTTAATAGCTAGTCTTGGTTTTATGAGACAGTGAGGAGCATCTCTAACCAAATAGTCTTACAAAAAGCAAGTATTGCACTATGCTTTGTTCTTTCTCAAACAGGAGGTTGGATGAAGGATATAGTCATATAGATGTGAGATACATTTCATGGACTTCCAATTCCCCATGAGGATGACCCAGTGGTTGAGGCTCGAGAGTAACAGTTTGGAAATCCTGTTACAGTACTTCGTATGGGCTCATTAGCTCCAACCTTGGTGGCATGATTATATTTTCAATCCGTGCTTGTGCCTTGTGGGATGGACATGCTACAGTTGAACTAGTCGAGATGCACACAAACTGGTTTGaacacttaaaaaataaaaattaaactcatgCCCCTTCATATGTGATATTTATACCCATAGAGACCGTACTTGCTCTAATCACTCTGGGGAGAGATTTAGGTTCTTCAATTAGTCTTCCCAACCTTCTTCCTACTTAAGAAGTGAACTCCATCATTCTATGTGGTGCATGTTCCATTGTGAAAGCTTGTTTATCAGTCTCAAGTTGATCCCAGTTGATACTCTGACCAGTGGGTAATATGACTATTAACACGTCAAAGCATGTAAACTACATCCTTCATCTTGTACTTGGAAATTGGAAAAGAAGGGTGTAGGACACTACGATGAGGGTTGGTGCTGTCTGAGACATATTTCAAACAGATGAACAAGAAGTTTCTTCTGAGGGGTGCCTATACTGCATAATATTCAACAAGGAAAAATGTTAACGAAGGAACGAAAAACCCTGTGTATTGTATAATGGCTCTTCAATAGAGTAGAGAGGGATGATGAAAACATGTGCTTCTTACAAGGGAAGCAAATGGCGCATAGTGAGAAGGGACATAATCTGAAAGGTAGCAATTGCTTGAGGACCAGAACTCTTAATAAATTTCAAGAAAGATCTCTGACACAGGATCCGACCTTCCAATGCTATTTGTCTGGACTTGGATTGGGTTGAATTAGTCCCATTGCATTATcgtcttaaatttttttatgccTGAAAGACTTCTtgctttttttgtttattttctgtaGACTACCTTTGCATTTTCACTCATGACAAACCTCCTTTTATATTCTCTTCATAGGATCAAATTACCGCGTATGTTAAGTACTTTGGTCAGTTCACATCAGAACAATTTCCTGAAGATATAGCTGAGGTATTCAGTAAATTCTGTGACCATCTCtgtttataattttaatatctGAACCAAGTTTTGTTCATTCTTCCCTCTAAACTAACTGCATGTGTTATAATTGGCAGCTCATACGGAACCGGTATCCATCAAAGGAGAACCGACTTTTTGATGATGTTTTAGGTATTATTTTATTCTCGCCTATTATTTAGCATTTACAGTATTGCTTCCACCTACTAGTGAGGATTGACTGAGCTGTTTCtatgttttgttgtttgttATAATTGCCAGCAACTTTTGTTCTTCATCACCCGGAGCATGGGCATGCTGTAGTTCATCCAATTATTTCATGCATCATTGATGGTACACTGGAGTATGATAAAAGTAGTCCACCTTTTGCTTCTTTTATATCATTGGTTTGCTCAAGGAGTGAGGTATGCAGACTCTCTAAAAATTTAACTTAACTCATCTCATCATGCTTTTTTACTCTGATATTTTTAAAGCCCATCTTGAATATCATAATATGAGTCTCCCTACTAATTATTAACCCTTAAACACAGAAGGAATATTCTGAACAATGGGCCCTTGCATGTGGAGAGATTTTACGTATACTAACACACTACAACCGCCCAATTTTCAAAGTTGATCGTCAGGACAAAGGAACAGATAGAAGCACCAGTGGAAGCCACACTTCAACAAGTAAATCTTCCTGTAGTGAACCTGGTGTGCCTTCTATACAACATGAGAGAAAACCTATAAGACCATTGTCTCCATGGATCACTGATATATTGCTTGCTGCACCACTAGGGATTAGAAGTGATTACTTCCGTTGGTAAGCATCTCTAATGTTGCTTGTGGGTTAGATGTTTCATTACACTTTATAATTCATTAAGAATGCACGAAATATTCATTAGCATTAGTTGATAGGAATATTTTGTACTCGTATTTCTTGTACTGGACAGTGGGCATTTGCGTCTGGTTCTCTTGGTTTAGCGCATTGCCCATTGATTACTCAGGGAATGTTGGTTTTGGTTTGGGTTACCATTTACATTAGGAGTAAGTTGAATTTTGGAAAGAGAAATTCACGTCAGCTATATTTTTAACTCTATTCTGGTCAATGCAAAATTGTTCTTTATTTCCTGAGTCCTTCTGACAAAACTTCATAATCTGATCATACTTGTGTTctgctgttttttttttgtctttcttgcATATGCTTAGGCTTCAGATCATATCCCTGGCTGTTATGCAATGTCAGTTTTTTCGCTGTCACCATTTAGTGGGGGCATGGTCTGAATTGTACTTTGTGCTCAGTTCATGTACTGTCAACAAACATTGCCCCTTAAAATGAAATTGTATATTTTGTGTTTAACAGTTTCTCTTCCCCATTTAAGAAGTTATGGATGACCTGGAATACTCTTTTCTTTGCTCCATATTCACTGTTTTAACATGATAGGGTTCTTAACCTCCTACGTATTTGTTTCTTCTCCTGTTTCATCATGTATGGTTCTCTGCGAGAGACATATTACACCGGTTGATGCTGGtgtaagaagtattggggagaggtaggcctaagaagtattggggagaggtgattagacaggacttaGCTCAGCTTCgcattaccgaggacatgactctagataggaaggagtggaggtcgcgtattaaggttgaaggttagtagggctagCGTGTTGTCTTTCCGTGCGAGGGTTTCGGTGGGTAGCGTTTGTAGTAGTCCTAGCCTTGATCTTgtagttcttgtctgtgatcATATAGCCATTTGTCGTTTACTGAGTTTCACCTCttacattattttcttgatgttattgtctcctttgttgattatgcacttttctcgtacttgagctgagggtcctccggaaacagcctctctacctccacgaggtagtggtaaggtctgcgtacactctaccctccccagaccccacttagtgggatttcactgggtatgttgttgttgtttgatgCTGGTCTGTGCATAGGATAATGTTCAAATTCCTTAATGGCAAGCATGCTTGCCAATGCTTTCCTGCTATGACTTATGAATAACCTTCAGAAAAACTTCTATTTATTTCTTGTGCATGGCACATTAAACTACAAGGGCCATAACTCAAAAGACCCACGTGGATAATGCATCCAAGTAGTACCACAAAGACACCTGCTTTTGAGTTGTGTTGTCAAAGGCTTGCCTGCAGAGAGCTTTACCTCCAAAACTAGGTGCAAAGTAGGTTGTGCACTTAGCCTAGCTAAATCTGTGCTTTGGTGCAATCACCAAAGCACCAAGACATTCGCCTCATCACCCATGGGCTCTGTTGGGAAAAGAGCAATTTTAAACAATACAAAACTTCACCCAATTGtatctttttcaattcttttgtcAAAATAATTGTGGTTTGGGTTGTCTtggagtgtgtgtgtgtgctATTTCCCTTCAATTGCGCCTTTCTTCGTTAAAGCCCTGGCCTTATCAGTGCATTGCGTTTAAAGCCCCTAATAGACTTCAGAAagcttcttttttcttcacttctCTCCTTTGGTAATACAGCTTCGAGTCCATTTGATTCCTTCAGAATTTGTGCGAATGCTAGTCGACATTTATCTACTTTTTGGTGCTCTTCATATTAAAGGACTTCGACACTATCATTTTATAGACCTGGAATATTTTTCATTGAGAATCTCTAAATTGGTAACTTGTAGAGTTTGAGACTGATGAACAAGGATAACCGAAAACTACACTATCCTGCTAAATGCTGTGAAATCTTTCATGCTTGTGCAGGTGTGGCGGTGTTATGGGAAAGTATGCTGCTGGAGATCTCAAGCCCCCATCAAGTGGTATGTGGACTTTCGTTTCATGAAATATTTGCTCCTGTTTATGGCTCTGGACCTACACTtgcaatttttagttttttaacaCCTACGCGCAATTCCTATGGACACTGATAACATGCTTGAAAATCAGTGCAAGAAGTCTTCATACTGGGTAAAACTGGTAATAGATTAGTGACCTCTTTTTACATGCCCTATGTATAGGTATCTTCTAGCTGGAGAAAATAATGCTCCGGGCTCATGTTTCTTACCAAGTCTtgcaaaagaaatttaatttttctcacATTAATATTAGTTCCTTTTCTCTTTCTAGATTTTGTTTCTTGAAAGAATAAGAAAGAGGAACAGTTGTCCCTGACCGCCACTGCAATTTTCTGCTAATTGTGAATTTGTGAAAGAATCTAAGAATTCACCTAAGAGGAACAGTTGTCCCTGACTGCCACTGCAATTTTCCGCTAATTGTGATTTTGTGAAAGAATCTAAACATTCACCCCTAAAACCTTAAGGCACTGGGTAGAAAACTCCAAGATCTTTACAACAGTTTGGAAGCCCTTACACAACCTACTTGGGACAAATATATAGCTGAATAGTCAATACCTTTTTGCACATGTAAGATTCGTACATTAACTCTAGCGTGGACTCATTAGTTGGTGAATTGGCTTACCAAAGGATGTGTTTGATACTATGTGAATCTGAGAGGATAGCTAAAAACCTTAATAAATTGTTTGGAAGCTCTTACACAATCTATGTAGGAAAAGTAATATAACTCAAACATAACTCAACAGATAAGATACATTTGCTTTGTTTCCCTTCATTTTCTTCCATCTGTCCCTCCAATTAGACATTGAGTTTCCCAACTTTCTTATAGAAGGATAAGATATTAATTTTAAAGTGTTTTCATATGCTAGAATTGCAACAGAACTGTTACTGACTTGAAAGTTTATTTTAGCTGCTTCTCGTGGGTCTGGGAAGCATCCACAACTACTGCCTGCAACTCCAAGGTGGGCTGTTGCTAATGGTGCTGGCgttattttaagtgtttgtgATGAGGAAGTTTCTCGCTACGAGACTGCTACCTTGACTGCAGCCGCTGTTCCTGCACTTCTGCTTCCACCTCCAACAACGCCTATGGATGAGCACCTCGTTGCAGGACTACCACCACTTGAGCCATATGCACGTTTATTTCATCGGTAAGACTAAGAGCAtgatttaatttaactttacaGCTTTGAATTAAGGGACTCATTTTAACTTCTGTTTCTGGATTAGATATTATGCAATTGCAAGTCCAAGTGCCACACAGAGGCTTCTTGTTGGACTTTTAGAAGCTCCACCATCTTGGGCTCCGGATGCACTTGATGCTGCGGTACAACTAGTGGAACTTCTGCGAGCAGCTGAAGATTATGCATCTGGATTGCGTGtaagtttgaaaattttccatCAAAGTATTGTGATATTTGAGCATCAATCTGCTATATGTCTGAACATCTTAGCAATTTATATTCATTTCTCTGTTTTCTTTGTGGTTCTTTATACAACTGTAAGGCTATACTTTTTAACCATCTATGCTATGTTGGAACACATAGATTGAATTGTTCTGTCTGAATTGTATATAAACTTGCCCCAAACTACTATGCTCTCTTGTCCGAAATGAGCATATCTGTAGACATGTAGACATAAAGAATTCACTGTTTGCAGTCTTGATATATAGCCAATTCCTGTATGTTAAATTGTAAGTTGTTAGCAAGGgacattttcattttattacttaCATTTCTACAACCTGCTCCTTCATTTGTTGGTCTGATTTTCGTTTTACCAATTTAGCAATTTTTTAGGGGCTTTTTCCAATTTAGTCCCGTAGGCCAAAATTAACTACAGGCGCTAGCCGAAATATACAAAAACTCTACactaattatgtatatttcTAATAAAGTACCCAAAACCGGTTGACCAGATGGGGTACAGatcccacacccacacccatgTCGTGTCGACACTGGTGCGGCActaaaagtgaagagtccgagcaacttaatTTCTACTTAATATACAAAGCCTATACATTTGCTGGCTATTTTGTAAATTAGATCACCGAAAGACATTGGACTGTAATCATCTCTTGTTTTTTTATTGGTGATGGTGATAATATTAGACATATGTCTAAATGGAGTGGCATGAATAGTGAGGATTCACATAGCCGGTTCCAACTAGCTTGGGTTTAAGGCATAGTTGTTATTGTTGGTGGCGGTACCTTGATCGTTGAACCAAGTTGCTCTTCATACTCTTAGTACCATGTTGAAATATGTTAACCGTCTTATCTAAAAGTGTTTAAAACTGCCGGAGGggtataatttaattatactacaaataatatatgtgaGATATGAGAGAAGAGTTTGACCAAATGCATGAGGAGAGTGTCTTACACTTCCTAAGTATTCTGCAAGACTATAGTCCAAGCTAGCACCCTCTAATCTTCCATGTGCCTGTTATTTCTGATACCTTCTGTCAAGTTAGTGCCAAGCTTGTTACATATGAAACTAGTTCAGGGATGTGCAAGAGGTTTGATCACGATTGCTGGTAGGAGTGACTCTATATGATAAATCTCTTAAAAGAGGACAAAGTAGACTCAAAATCACATGGAAGGATGCTGTCTAAAAAGACCTATAATCTCTCAGAATTCAGATGCACAATTTTCTTATAGATTTGTAGTCAGTAGAATACAGAGAGGACTTCTAGTTTCAGAGAGACTGTTATTAGAATGGAATGGTCCTAAATGTACCAAAATGGATACTGAGGATCAATATAGCCAACCCCGACTAGTTTGGAATTGAAGCATATAGTTCCTATTGAGTTGTGTTGTTGTAGTGAACTTCTGTCTCCTTGCTTTCAGCTATCCTTGAAATCCTTTGTATAAACTATGACCTCTGAATTGTTCTCCacaaaaatgtatttaattatttaggAACTTGATTGGTTGTGTTGCTTGAGTACACCTTTTTATCCTACAGTAGTGgaatttttcttttagcttctttttGTAGAATTCCTAACATTTTATGTATTGCCAAAGCTTCCTAGGAATTGGATGCACTTGCATTTCTTGCGTGCAATTGGAATTGCCATGTCCATGAGAGCAGGAATTGCTGCAGATTCTGCAGCAGCTTTACTTTTCCGAGTACTTTCTCAACCTGCTTTGCTATTCCCCCCCTTGAGGcaaattgaagaaattgaagTTCAACATGAACCTCTGGGTGGCGACACTTCATGTAATAAAAAGCAGGTACGTCCGTCAGTTATGATCGTTGAGTTTATCAATGTGCTAGTTCTTCCATTCTGTggatttcttcttttatttggaTATGTATGTTTGGCATATGTGATTACCATTGTTATTATTCTTCAGAGAGAAGTGACTGCTGCAGAAGCCACAGTAGAAGCCACTGCCCAAGGGATTGCATCAATGCTTTGTGCACATGGTCCGGAGGTTGAATGGAGAATATGTACCATCTGGGAAGCTGCTTATGGATTGATTCCTTTAAGTTCATCTGCAGTTGATCTCCCTGAGATTGTAGTTGCCACCCCTTTACAACCACCCATTTTGTCATGGAACCTGTATATACCCCTTCTTAAGGTTCTTGAGTATCTTCCTCGTGGGAGTCCATCTGAAACTTGTCTTATGAAAATATTTGTTGCAACCGTCGAAGCAATTCTTCAGAGAACGTTCCCGCCTGATTCCTCTAGAGAAGAAACCAGAAAAACCAGATATGTTTTTGGCTCTGCCTTTAAAAATCTTGCTGTGGCAGAACTGCGAACCATGGTTCATTCATTGTTCTTGGAGTCATGTGCTTCTGTTGAGCTTGCATCTCGACTACTTTTTGTTATCTTAACAGTATGTGTCAGTCATGAAGCAAAACCAAATGGGAATAAAAGGCCTAAAGGTGAAGATTCTCACCCACCTAGTGAAATCAGGGTAGACACTCCGGCAACCATCGGAAAACAAAGACCAATAGGAAGTAAGAAAGTGAAAAAACAAGGACCTGTTGCAGCATTTGATTCTTATGTCCTTGCTTCTGTCTGTGGACTTTCTTGCGAACTTCAGCTCTTCAGTATAATTTCAAGAGGGCCTAATCATCCAGATCCAAAAATCGTCATGGATGAAGCCAAGCCTGCAAATGATTCATCTATTGAGCTACGAAACGGGATTCATTCTGCCGTCTCTCATACTCGAAGGATGTTGGAAATTCTAGAGGCACTTTTTTCTCTTAAACCATCGTCTGTTGGAACCTCATGGAGCTTCAGCTCAAATGAGATAGTTGCTGCAGCTATGGTAGCTGCTCATATTTCTGATCTGTTTAAACGCTCCAAGGCCTGCATGCACTCTCTTTCTATTTTGATACGGTGCAAGTGGGATAATGAAATTCATTCCAGGGCATCGTCAATTTATAACCTAATTGATATTCATAGCAAAACTGTTGCATCAATTGTCAACAAGGCTGAACCATTGGAAGCTTATCTAATACATGCACCAGTTCTGAAGGAGCGACCTAGATGCTTGAATGggaaaaaacattataaatacACAAGTCGTAATTGCTTAACATCAGAACAGCCATCAGGGCCTCTGTGTAAAGACTCCTATGATTGTAAAAGTTCACTTGTGTGTGAGAAAGCTTCAGACTCAAGTTCACACTCTAGTGAGATTGCTGGGTGCACCATCAGCAAAGTGTTTGCAAATTTCTCCTTGGATGCTACAGACTTGGCCAATTTTCTTACAAAGGACAGGCATTTTGGATTTAATTGCAATGCACAAGATCTTTTAAAATCAGTACTTGCGGAGAAACAAGAATTATGTTTTTCTGTTGTCTCATTGCTCTGGCACAAGTTGATTGCATCACCTGAAACACAACCCATTGCAGAAAGCACTTCCGCCCAGCAAGGATGGAGACAGGTATCTACCTTGTTACTTCTTCATGTTAATTGCTGTTAATGAATTAATATTTCCTGTGGCAATTGTCTGGTAAGAAACAAGATTTCATCCCCAAATAAGAGGCAACATCCCTGATAAAATATGCTATGTGCAATGCCAATGTCATAGCTTGGTATCCCAGTTTGctagtttgaagttgactttTCCGCAAGTGTTCCCGCTTGGAACTT
Proteins encoded in this region:
- the LOC125863388 gene encoding protein GIGANTEA-like isoform X2, whose product is MASSSERWIDSLHFSSLFWLPPQDAEQRKDQITAYVKYFGQFTSEQFPEDIAELIRNRYPSKENRLFDDVLATFVLHHPEHGHAVVHPIISCIIDGTLEYDKSSPPFASFISLVCSRSEEYSEQWALACGEILRILTHYNRPIFKVDRQDKGTDRSTSGSHTSTSKSSCSEPGVPSIQHERKPIRPLSPWITDILLAAPLGIRSDYFRWCGGVMGKYAAGDLKPPSSAASRGSGKHPQLLPATPRWAVANGAGVILSVCDEEVSRYETATLTAAAVPALLLPPPTTPMDEHLVAGLPPLEPYARLFHRYYAIASPSATQRLLVGLLEAPPSWAPDALDAAVQLVELLRAAEDYASGLRLPRNWMHLHFLRAIGIAMSMRAGIAADSAAALLFRVLSQPALLFPPLRQIEEIEVQHEPLGGDTSCNKKQREVTAAEATVEATAQGIASMLCAHGPEVEWRICTIWEAAYGLIPLSSSAVDLPEIVVATPLQPPILSWNLYIPLLKVLEYLPRGSPSETCLMKIFVATVEAILQRTFPPDSSREETRKTRYVFGSAFKNLAVAELRTMVHSLFLESCASVELASRLLFVILTVCVSHEAKPNGNKRPKGEDSHPPSEIRVDTPATIGKQRPIGSKKVKKQGPVAAFDSYVLASVCGLSCELQLFSIISRGPNHPDPKIVMDEAKPANDSSIELRNGIHSAVSHTRRMLEILEALFSLKPSSVGTSWSFSSNEIVAAAMVAAHISDLFKRSKACMHSLSILIRCKWDNEIHSRASSIYNLIDIHSKTVASIVNKAEPLEAYLIHAPVLKERPRCLNGKKHYKYTSRNCLTSEQPSGPLCKDSYDCKSSLVCEKASDSSSHSSEIAGCTISKVFANFSLDATDLANFLTKDRHFGFNCNAQDLLKSVLAEKQELCFSVVSLLWHKLIASPETQPIAESTSAQQGWRQVVDALCNVVSAAPGKAATAIVLQAERELQPWIAKDDDLGQQMWRINQRIVKLIAELIRNHDIAESLVILASNPDLLLRATDGMLVDGETCTLPQLELLEVTARAIQPVLDWGESGQSVADGLTNLLKCRLPATVRCVSHPSAHVRALSTSVLRDIMYAGSVKPSAKQAADVNGIHNPAYQYLGISISDWKADIEKCLMWEANSRLENGMSAQFLDTAARELGCTISV
- the LOC125863388 gene encoding protein GIGANTEA-like isoform X1 — encoded protein: MASSSERWIDSLHFSSLFWLPPQDAEQRKDQITAYVKYFGQFTSEQFPEDIAELIRNRYPSKENRLFDDVLATFVLHHPEHGHAVVHPIISCIIDGTLEYDKSSPPFASFISLVCSRSEKEYSEQWALACGEILRILTHYNRPIFKVDRQDKGTDRSTSGSHTSTSKSSCSEPGVPSIQHERKPIRPLSPWITDILLAAPLGIRSDYFRWCGGVMGKYAAGDLKPPSSAASRGSGKHPQLLPATPRWAVANGAGVILSVCDEEVSRYETATLTAAAVPALLLPPPTTPMDEHLVAGLPPLEPYARLFHRYYAIASPSATQRLLVGLLEAPPSWAPDALDAAVQLVELLRAAEDYASGLRLPRNWMHLHFLRAIGIAMSMRAGIAADSAAALLFRVLSQPALLFPPLRQIEEIEVQHEPLGGDTSCNKKQREVTAAEATVEATAQGIASMLCAHGPEVEWRICTIWEAAYGLIPLSSSAVDLPEIVVATPLQPPILSWNLYIPLLKVLEYLPRGSPSETCLMKIFVATVEAILQRTFPPDSSREETRKTRYVFGSAFKNLAVAELRTMVHSLFLESCASVELASRLLFVILTVCVSHEAKPNGNKRPKGEDSHPPSEIRVDTPATIGKQRPIGSKKVKKQGPVAAFDSYVLASVCGLSCELQLFSIISRGPNHPDPKIVMDEAKPANDSSIELRNGIHSAVSHTRRMLEILEALFSLKPSSVGTSWSFSSNEIVAAAMVAAHISDLFKRSKACMHSLSILIRCKWDNEIHSRASSIYNLIDIHSKTVASIVNKAEPLEAYLIHAPVLKERPRCLNGKKHYKYTSRNCLTSEQPSGPLCKDSYDCKSSLVCEKASDSSSHSSEIAGCTISKVFANFSLDATDLANFLTKDRHFGFNCNAQDLLKSVLAEKQELCFSVVSLLWHKLIASPETQPIAESTSAQQGWRQVVDALCNVVSAAPGKAATAIVLQAERELQPWIAKDDDLGQQMWRINQRIVKLIAELIRNHDIAESLVILASNPDLLLRATDGMLVDGETCTLPQLELLEVTARAIQPVLDWGESGQSVADGLTNLLKCRLPATVRCVSHPSAHVRALSTSVLRDIMYAGSVKPSAKQAADVNGIHNPAYQYLGISISDWKADIEKCLMWEANSRLENGMSAQFLDTAARELGCTISV